A stretch of the Streptomyces sp. WMMB303 genome encodes the following:
- the crcB gene encoding fluoride efflux transporter CrcB translates to MPVALRGQGPVVAVVALGGALGACARYGAGLLWPTSHGAFPWTTLGVNVAGCLVIGVFMVLITDVWAAHRLVRPFLGTGVLGGFTTFSTYAVDIERLLEADATGTALGYLALTLLGAMAAVGLAAGTTRRLISGRQG, encoded by the coding sequence ATGCCCGTGGCGCTGCGCGGCCAGGGCCCCGTCGTGGCAGTCGTGGCACTCGGTGGCGCACTCGGCGCCTGCGCCCGCTACGGTGCCGGACTCCTGTGGCCCACCTCGCACGGCGCCTTCCCCTGGACCACCCTCGGGGTCAACGTGGCCGGATGCCTGGTCATCGGCGTGTTCATGGTCCTGATCACCGACGTATGGGCCGCACACCGACTGGTGCGGCCGTTCCTGGGAACCGGGGTGCTGGGCGGCTTCACCACCTTCTCCACCTACGCGGTGGACATCGAGCGGCTGCTGGAGGCGGACGCGACCGGCACCGCGCTCGGTTACCTCGCACTGACGCTGCTGGGCGCGATGGCAGCGGTCGGGCTCGCGGCGGGAACCACCCGCCGGCTGATCTCAGGGAGGCAGGGATGA
- a CDS encoding helix-turn-helix domain-containing protein — protein MSDAAGIPETYLDGYVELLDEVCRTGRRLKRDELETRRELGERAADAGFGLRDLVSAHLTAARTAWPTLPGDADSLLTVMHQVVDAVAEGYERAQRQAVRQEEATRREFIDDLLHGRSDLGRLAERAERFGLRLSHTHAVAAARGPADYDESHQVARRVERALIARFHDRGILLTTKEGRMLCVAPGDQPEVLTYFAKQCYAAMEGGQVAIGRVQPGPGGVVQSYEEAVSVLDLGARLELREPVLYASELLVYPVLTRDRQAMADLVQATLGPLGAARGGVEPLLETLTAYFESGCVAAEAARRLSLSVRAFTYRLERIHQLTGASPTDPAHRYMLQTAVIGARLLGWPGTPLSA, from the coding sequence GTGAGTGACGCTGCGGGCATACCGGAGACCTATCTGGACGGCTACGTCGAGCTGCTGGACGAGGTCTGCCGGACGGGCCGCCGACTGAAGCGGGACGAGCTGGAGACCCGGCGCGAGCTGGGCGAGCGCGCGGCGGACGCCGGGTTCGGACTGCGCGATCTGGTCAGCGCCCACCTCACGGCCGCGCGGACGGCCTGGCCGACCCTGCCGGGCGACGCCGACAGCCTGCTGACGGTGATGCACCAGGTGGTGGACGCGGTGGCCGAGGGGTACGAGCGCGCCCAGCGGCAGGCGGTCCGTCAGGAGGAGGCAACTCGCCGGGAGTTCATCGACGACCTGCTGCACGGCCGCAGCGACCTGGGCCGGCTGGCCGAGCGCGCCGAGCGCTTCGGACTGCGGCTCTCGCACACCCACGCGGTGGCCGCGGCGCGCGGCCCGGCCGACTACGACGAGAGCCACCAGGTGGCGCGCCGGGTCGAACGCGCGCTGATCGCCCGCTTCCACGACCGGGGCATCCTGCTGACCACCAAGGAGGGCCGGATGCTCTGCGTGGCGCCGGGCGACCAGCCCGAGGTGCTCACCTACTTCGCCAAGCAGTGCTACGCCGCGATGGAAGGCGGCCAGGTGGCGATCGGGCGCGTCCAGCCGGGCCCGGGCGGGGTGGTGCAGTCGTACGAAGAGGCCGTCAGCGTGCTGGATCTCGGCGCCCGGCTGGAGTTGCGCGAACCGGTGCTCTACGCCTCGGAGCTGCTGGTCTACCCGGTGCTGACCCGCGACCGGCAGGCCATGGCCGACCTCGTGCAGGCGACGCTGGGTCCGCTGGGTGCGGCCCGGGGCGGGGTCGAACCGCTGCTGGAGACGCTCACCGCCTACTTCGAGTCCGGCTGTGTGGCCGCGGAGGCGGCCCGCCGGCTCTCGCTCAGCGTGCGGGCCTTCACCTACCGGCTGGAGCGGATCCACCAGTTGACCGGGGCCAGCCCCACCGACCCCGCACACCGCTACATGCTGCAGACCGCGGTGATCGGCGCCCGGCTGCTCGGCTGGCCCGGTACGCCGCTGAGCGCGTGA
- a CDS encoding DUF190 domain-containing protein, with product MTEADPARYGKALRLTVLLGENDQHHHRPVYAEIVHRAHAAGLAGAGVFRGIEGFGASSMVHTTRLLSLSEDLPVAVVIVDEADRIRAFLPELEDLTGESPVLLDEVWTVRLPGRGAPRKPGGAGA from the coding sequence ATGACGGAGGCGGACCCGGCCCGGTACGGAAAGGCGCTGCGGCTGACCGTGCTGCTCGGCGAGAACGACCAGCACCACCACCGGCCCGTGTACGCCGAGATCGTGCACCGGGCCCACGCGGCAGGGCTCGCCGGTGCCGGCGTCTTCCGCGGCATCGAGGGCTTCGGCGCCTCCTCGATGGTGCACACCACCCGGCTGCTGTCGCTGAGCGAGGACCTGCCGGTGGCCGTCGTCATCGTGGACGAGGCCGACCGGATCCGGGCCTTCCTCCCCGAACTGGAGGACCTGACCGGAGAGAGCCCGGTGCTGCTCGACGAGGTGTGGACGGTCCGCCTGCCGGGCCGCGGCGCCCCCCGGAAGCCCGGCGGTGCGGGCGCGTGA
- a CDS encoding TIGR03618 family F420-dependent PPOX class oxidoreductase has product MSTQSAAGVDPGFWEERRVCFLTTPRPDGTPHLVPVGVTYDPQTRIARVISSRSSKKVRNVLAAGSEGARAAVSQAEGRRWCTLEGTAVVRDDPESVADAEERYTRRYKPPRPNPDRVVVEIAVTRALGTARPAGW; this is encoded by the coding sequence ATGAGTACACAGTCCGCGGCCGGGGTGGATCCCGGCTTCTGGGAGGAGCGCCGCGTCTGCTTCCTCACCACTCCGCGCCCCGACGGCACCCCGCACCTGGTCCCGGTCGGGGTGACCTACGATCCGCAGACCCGGATCGCCCGGGTCATCAGCAGCCGTTCCAGCAAGAAGGTCCGCAATGTGCTGGCCGCCGGATCCGAGGGGGCGCGCGCGGCGGTGAGCCAGGCCGAGGGGCGCCGCTGGTGCACTCTGGAGGGCACCGCCGTGGTGCGGGACGACCCGGAGTCGGTGGCCGACGCCGAGGAGCGCTACACGCGGCGCTACAAGCCGCCCCGGCCCAATCCGGACCGGGTCGTCGTCGAGATCGCCGTCACCCGGGCACTGGGCACCGCCAGGCCGGCGGGCTGGTGA
- a CDS encoding endonuclease yields MRAVHAPLATALGTAALLVLSPQAPASAMPLTPTDPAVPATAYDAPADYYQDAEGKSGSELKSALHGIIEDSEALSYDQVWDALKATDQDPDDSSSVVLLYSGRSQSADDNGGGADQWNREHVWAKSHGDFGTATGPGTDIHHLRPTDVSVNSTRGNKDFDEGGEEVDQAPGNRTDDDSFEPRDEVKGDVARMVLYMAVRYEGDDAFPDLEPNDEVDNGSAPAMGRLSVLKEWNEQDPPDTFEKRRNDVIYDQFQHNRNPFVDHPEWADSIWP; encoded by the coding sequence ATGCGTGCTGTTCACGCTCCTCTGGCCACCGCCCTGGGCACCGCCGCCCTACTGGTGCTGTCCCCGCAGGCACCGGCCTCGGCCATGCCCCTGACCCCCACCGACCCCGCCGTCCCGGCCACCGCCTACGACGCTCCCGCCGACTACTACCAGGACGCGGAGGGCAAGTCCGGCTCCGAGCTGAAGTCGGCCCTGCACGGCATCATCGAGGACTCCGAAGCGCTCTCCTACGACCAGGTGTGGGACGCGCTCAAGGCCACCGACCAGGATCCGGACGACTCCTCGTCCGTCGTGCTGCTCTACAGCGGCCGCTCGCAGAGCGCCGACGACAACGGCGGCGGCGCCGACCAGTGGAACCGGGAGCACGTCTGGGCCAAGTCGCACGGCGACTTCGGCACCGCGACCGGTCCCGGCACCGACATCCACCATCTGCGCCCCACGGATGTCTCGGTCAACAGCACCCGCGGCAACAAGGACTTCGACGAGGGCGGCGAGGAGGTCGACCAGGCGCCGGGCAACCGCACCGACGACGACTCCTTCGAGCCGCGCGACGAGGTGAAGGGCGACGTGGCCCGCATGGTCCTCTACATGGCCGTGCGCTACGAGGGCGACGACGCGTTCCCGGACCTCGAGCCGAACGACGAGGTGGACAACGGATCGGCGCCCGCCATGGGCCGCCTCTCGGTGCTGAAGGAGTGGAACGAGCAGGACCCGCCGGACACCTTCGAGAAGCGCCGGAACGACGTCATATACGACCAGTTCCAGCACAACCGCAACCCGTTCGTCGACCACCCGGAGTGGGCCGACTCGATCTGGCCCTGA
- the crcB gene encoding fluoride efflux transporter CrcB — translation MNWLYVCLGAAVGAPLRYLTDRAVQARHDALFPWGTFTVNVAGSLLLGLLTGAALAGAPVLGAPQAQLLLATGLCGALSTYSTFSYETLRLAEQGAARYALLNVAASPAAGLGAAFAGVALARAAWG, via the coding sequence GTGAACTGGCTGTACGTGTGCCTCGGCGCCGCCGTCGGCGCGCCGCTGCGCTACCTGACCGACCGGGCCGTGCAGGCCCGGCACGACGCGCTCTTCCCCTGGGGCACGTTCACCGTGAACGTCGCGGGCAGCCTGCTGCTGGGCCTGCTCACCGGAGCCGCGCTGGCCGGCGCCCCGGTCCTGGGGGCACCGCAGGCGCAGCTCCTGCTGGCCACCGGGCTGTGCGGCGCGCTGAGCACCTACTCGACGTTCTCCTACGAGACGCTGCGCCTCGCAGAGCAGGGCGCGGCGCGCTACGCGCTGCTCAACGTGGCGGCGAGCCCGGCAGCCGGACTCGGGGCCGCCTTCGCCGGCGTCGCACTGGCCCGGGCCGCCTGGGGCTGA
- a CDS encoding flotillin family protein: protein METFNLGLGVLVAVVLLIVLAALLVVSRLFRKVEQGRALIVSKMRKVDVTFTGQVVLPVLHKAEVMDISVKTIDISRTGRDGLICKDNIRADIRISFFVRVNKTVEDVIKVAQAIGTERASDKGTLQELFNAKFSEALKTVGKQLDFADLYTKRDELRDRIIQVIGTDLNGYSLEDAAIDYLEQTPLVQLDAANVLDAQGIRKITELTAAEHVRTNEFQRGEEKEITRQNVDAREAILELERRQADAETKQKREVETVRAREEAETARVVEEERQRAQAAFLRTEEQLGVQRENQNREIAVAQKNRERVIAIENERIEKDRLLEVIARDRETELTRISAEKEVEAQRRDIAEVIRERVAVDRTVAEQEESIKKLRTVEEAERERQALVIAAEAEAQEKLVKDIKAAEAAEQAATHRAAEELTLSEARLKAADLDAKAKARLAEGVQAENAAPGLAEIQVRDKEAEVIEKAGRAEAEAVGARLRAEADGARARAEAEAAAVGEKLKAEAEGLTEKAAAMAALDEASRAHEEYRLRLEADKEVRLAGLDTQRQLAEAQAAVLAKGLESADIDIVGGESAFFDRIVSAVSLGKSVDGFVDNSRTAQALAGPWLDGTADFTRDLTRVLSSFSTGDVQNLTVSALLTKLMTDGGQQSGQLGELLESARRLGLADMPLAELNGDGRTAAAPGGGRD, encoded by the coding sequence ATGGAAACCTTCAACCTGGGCCTCGGCGTGCTCGTCGCCGTCGTCCTGCTGATCGTGCTCGCCGCCCTGCTCGTCGTCTCCCGGCTCTTCCGCAAGGTGGAGCAGGGGCGCGCGCTGATCGTCTCCAAGATGCGCAAGGTCGACGTCACCTTCACCGGGCAGGTCGTGCTGCCCGTCCTGCACAAGGCCGAGGTCATGGACATCTCGGTGAAGACCATCGACATCTCGCGCACCGGCCGGGACGGGCTGATCTGCAAGGACAACATCCGCGCCGACATCCGCATCTCCTTCTTCGTGCGGGTCAACAAGACCGTCGAGGACGTCATCAAGGTCGCGCAGGCCATCGGCACCGAGCGGGCCAGCGACAAGGGCACGCTCCAGGAGCTGTTCAACGCCAAGTTCTCCGAGGCGCTCAAGACCGTCGGCAAGCAGCTCGACTTCGCCGACCTGTACACCAAGCGCGACGAACTGCGCGACCGCATCATCCAGGTCATCGGCACCGATCTGAACGGCTACAGCCTCGAGGACGCGGCCATCGACTACCTGGAGCAGACGCCGCTGGTCCAACTGGACGCCGCCAACGTCCTGGACGCACAGGGCATCCGGAAGATCACCGAGCTGACCGCCGCCGAACACGTGCGCACCAACGAGTTCCAGCGCGGCGAGGAGAAGGAGATCACCCGGCAGAACGTCGACGCGCGCGAGGCGATCCTGGAGCTGGAGCGCCGCCAGGCGGACGCCGAGACCAAGCAGAAGCGCGAGGTCGAGACCGTCCGGGCCCGCGAGGAGGCGGAGACCGCGCGGGTCGTGGAGGAGGAGCGGCAGCGCGCCCAGGCCGCCTTCCTGCGCACCGAGGAGCAGCTCGGGGTGCAGCGCGAGAACCAGAACCGCGAGATCGCCGTCGCCCAGAAGAACCGCGAACGCGTCATCGCCATCGAGAACGAGCGCATCGAGAAGGACCGCCTCCTGGAGGTCATCGCACGCGACCGGGAGACCGAGCTGACCCGCATCTCCGCGGAGAAGGAGGTCGAGGCCCAGCGCCGGGACATCGCCGAGGTGATCCGCGAACGCGTCGCCGTCGACCGGACCGTCGCCGAGCAGGAGGAGTCCATCAAGAAGCTGCGCACGGTCGAGGAGGCCGAGCGCGAGCGGCAGGCCCTCGTCATCGCGGCCGAGGCCGAGGCGCAGGAGAAGCTGGTCAAGGACATCAAGGCGGCCGAGGCCGCCGAGCAGGCCGCCACCCACCGGGCCGCCGAGGAACTCACCCTCTCCGAGGCCCGGCTCAAGGCCGCCGACCTGGACGCCAAGGCCAAGGCGCGACTGGCCGAGGGCGTGCAGGCCGAGAACGCCGCACCGGGGCTGGCCGAGATCCAGGTACGCGACAAGGAGGCCGAGGTCATCGAGAAGGCCGGCCGGGCCGAGGCCGAGGCCGTCGGGGCCAGGCTGCGCGCCGAGGCCGACGGCGCCCGCGCCCGGGCGGAGGCGGAGGCAGCAGCGGTCGGCGAGAAGCTCAAGGCCGAGGCCGAGGGCCTGACCGAGAAGGCGGCGGCGATGGCGGCGCTGGACGAGGCGTCCCGCGCCCACGAGGAGTACCGGCTGCGCCTGGAGGCCGACAAGGAGGTGCGGCTGGCCGGACTGGACACCCAGCGGCAGCTCGCCGAAGCTCAGGCCGCCGTGCTGGCCAAGGGGCTGGAGAGCGCCGACATCGACATCGTCGGCGGCGAGTCCGCCTTCTTCGACCGGATCGTCTCCGCCGTCTCGCTGGGCAAGAGCGTGGACGGCTTCGTCGACAACTCCCGGACCGCGCAGGCCCTGGCCGGGCCGTGGCTGGACGGCACCGCCGACTTCACCCGCGACCTCACCCGGGTACTGAGCTCCTTCAGCACCGGCGACGTGCAGAACCTGACCGTCTCCGCGCTGCTGACGAAGCTGATGACCGACGGCGGGCAGCAGTCCGGGCAGCTGGGCGAACTGCTGGAGAGCGCACGCCGGCTCGGGCTGGCGGACATGCCGCTGGCCGAGCTGAACGGGGACGGCCGCACCGCCGCCGCGCCCGGCGGCGGCCGGGACTGA
- a CDS encoding DNA repair ATPase, which yields METGPDTGTYEVLRDRLAAQAVELARRAEALDTLRTEEFGARRLALTGTGRLHSERPSLPRDVVAVGDRLLFGRHAGPPPADGRTEPGDVLALHDRELNPLPADAVPGLLDDADFRHEFAALHRYYRQARLLRLRPVEGRLLAVFQTGENPADIRVLRWELAPDGGSARFLDARGERDHTVPPEQDLTWTEATREDHVSGRRPYAAIGDGIHVSTVGGFLTVGYGHGSGARIETEETGTGGGIGAADADELYREPVSDPLQSLADAEIAHAAVGPLVLLRVRPYKEEQRRYLVVDPLTRQVVRLDGIGAACRRLPGDGGVVFPGGYYLASGEWKTFDAVDTDGFGFEAALRAPNGEDVLFAFHAPQDGGRDLLLSYSTLRQEFAAPLVCKGHALFGDGTLAVLRADGDDAAEPGRVHTVQTWASPYVSDAFEAGPGGAAPDAGPLARIGNRDLVGGISACLAVARSAAPAHGEPSAERYRALAAACERTADSHPWLGAPETGDLHTPLQELAGTAAQVLAEFETVRDLTRQAAGELEAAAAGLTAVVRRVRGDEPRPAAAWVEGLTALRAAQGRLLGCAETRHADTARAAELAAEAEAELAAFGLRAVESLREEGAFADQHREIEELIAAGREAGTAAEAAAVADRIGALDQGLRTVTEVIGALEAGDAAVRTAVLERVSEVAGGLNRARATAEARRRTLLASESQAEFAAEFALLGQALTAALAAGDTPQQCDTQHARLLAKIEDLERRFAESPDFLADLDTKRAELNDAFAARKQTLADARARRTEQLVGSAERTLGTLARRAAELADSQELAAFFTSDPMAEAVRRTAGALRESGESARAQELEDRLSTARQEAARALRDRGELYLDGGSVLRLGRHRFAVNTQPLDLTLVPDGDGLALTLTGTDYRAPVTDPELLAERALGERLLPSESAEVYRAEHLAARLLDEHGPEALGAVEDLPGLVRQAARDAYDEGYERGVHDHDAVLVLRTLLELYEGAGALRHEPGARAAAQLFWAHGAAPGQRDAWKRRAVSLARADETFGPVPAPTGLRDELAAALASFGREWPAAAGTGVRPEAAADYLLHELTGSPDGFVLSGAARTLLEKFRHTVDPDLHDGYLADLAALDTLAERHQLATAWLSSYARSTGSDPTPGDLAEAVAAQLCPEPARYDGDAPLTRTATGLLGAHPRIRDGELTVRIDEFLARTAAFRAEAVPAFRAHQRRRARLVARERDRLRLADHRPQALPGFVRSRLIDEVWLPLIGENLAKQLGTDTGAGTLGGLLLLLSPPGYGKTTLLEYVAERLGLLLVKVNGPALGSEVTSLDPAQAPHATARQELEKLNLALKAGSNTLLYVDDIQHTAPEFLEKFIPLCDGTRRVEGVWEGAPHTYDLRGKRFAVCMAGNPYTGSGSRFRIPDMLANRADVWNLGEVLTGKQDAFALSFVENALTSHPVLAPLAARPRADVELLVALAEGAAEARADRLSHPCPPAELDRILAVLRHVLAVRETVLAVNRAYIASAGQTDATRTEPPFRLQGSYRTMNKIVQRVQPVMNDAELGALVEDHFAAEAQTLTADAEANLLKLAELRGVLTGDRADRWSEIKRGYVRTQALGDTDTDPMARAVAALGLLADRVAAVEAALRQPPAARAPERE from the coding sequence ATGGAGACCGGTCCGGACACCGGAACGTACGAGGTGCTGCGCGACCGGCTCGCCGCGCAGGCCGTCGAACTCGCCCGCCGCGCCGAGGCGCTCGACACGCTGCGCACCGAGGAGTTCGGCGCCCGGCGGCTGGCGCTGACCGGCACCGGGCGGCTGCACAGCGAGCGCCCGAGCCTGCCGCGTGACGTGGTGGCGGTGGGGGACCGGCTGCTGTTCGGCCGCCACGCCGGGCCGCCCCCGGCGGACGGCCGGACCGAACCGGGCGATGTGCTGGCCCTCCACGACCGGGAGCTGAACCCGCTGCCCGCGGACGCGGTGCCCGGACTGCTGGACGACGCCGACTTCCGGCACGAGTTCGCCGCGCTCCACCGCTACTACCGGCAGGCCCGGCTGCTGCGGCTGCGCCCGGTCGAGGGCCGGCTGCTGGCCGTCTTCCAGACCGGCGAGAACCCCGCCGACATCCGGGTGCTGCGCTGGGAGCTCGCCCCGGACGGCGGCAGCGCCCGGTTCCTGGACGCGCGCGGCGAGCGCGACCACACCGTCCCGCCCGAGCAGGACCTGACGTGGACCGAGGCCACCCGCGAGGACCACGTCTCCGGACGCCGTCCGTACGCCGCGATCGGCGACGGGATCCACGTCTCCACGGTCGGTGGCTTCCTCACCGTCGGGTACGGGCACGGCTCCGGGGCCCGGATCGAGACGGAGGAGACCGGTACCGGGGGCGGCATTGGGGCAGCGGACGCCGACGAGCTGTACCGCGAGCCCGTCAGCGACCCCCTGCAGTCCCTCGCGGACGCGGAGATCGCACACGCCGCCGTCGGCCCGCTGGTCCTGCTGCGGGTGCGGCCCTACAAGGAGGAACAGCGCCGCTATCTGGTCGTCGACCCGCTCACCCGGCAGGTGGTCCGGCTGGACGGGATCGGTGCGGCCTGCCGCCGACTGCCCGGCGACGGCGGCGTGGTCTTCCCCGGCGGCTACTACCTGGCCTCGGGCGAGTGGAAGACCTTCGACGCGGTGGACACCGACGGGTTCGGCTTCGAGGCCGCGCTGCGGGCCCCCAACGGCGAGGACGTGCTGTTCGCCTTCCACGCGCCCCAGGACGGCGGCCGCGACCTGCTGCTGTCCTACAGCACCCTGCGCCAGGAGTTCGCCGCCCCGCTGGTCTGCAAGGGGCACGCGCTGTTCGGCGACGGCACCCTGGCCGTGCTGCGCGCCGACGGCGACGACGCTGCGGAGCCCGGCCGGGTGCACACCGTGCAGACCTGGGCGTCCCCCTACGTGTCCGACGCGTTCGAGGCCGGTCCCGGGGGAGCCGCCCCGGACGCCGGACCGCTGGCCCGGATCGGCAACCGGGACCTGGTCGGCGGCATCTCGGCGTGCCTGGCCGTCGCCCGCTCCGCCGCACCCGCACACGGCGAGCCGAGCGCGGAGCGCTACCGGGCGCTGGCGGCGGCCTGCGAGCGTACCGCGGACAGCCACCCCTGGCTCGGCGCCCCGGAAACAGGCGACCTGCACACCCCGCTCCAGGAGTTGGCGGGCACCGCCGCACAGGTCCTCGCCGAGTTCGAGACCGTCCGCGACCTCACCCGGCAGGCGGCCGGGGAACTGGAGGCCGCGGCCGCCGGACTGACCGCCGTGGTGCGGCGGGTACGCGGCGACGAGCCCCGCCCGGCCGCCGCGTGGGTCGAGGGGCTGACCGCGCTGCGCGCCGCCCAGGGCAGACTGCTCGGCTGCGCCGAGACGCGCCACGCCGACACCGCGCGCGCCGCCGAACTGGCGGCCGAAGCCGAAGCCGAACTGGCCGCCTTCGGCCTGCGCGCGGTCGAGAGCCTGCGCGAGGAGGGCGCGTTCGCGGACCAGCACCGCGAGATCGAGGAGCTGATCGCCGCCGGGCGGGAAGCCGGCACCGCCGCCGAGGCCGCCGCCGTCGCCGACCGGATCGGCGCCCTGGACCAAGGGCTGCGCACCGTCACCGAGGTGATCGGCGCACTGGAGGCGGGCGACGCGGCCGTGCGCACCGCCGTCCTGGAGCGCGTCTCGGAGGTGGCCGGGGGGCTCAACCGGGCCCGCGCCACGGCGGAGGCCCGCCGCCGCACCCTGCTCGCGAGCGAGTCCCAGGCCGAGTTCGCCGCGGAGTTCGCGCTGCTGGGCCAGGCGCTCACCGCCGCCCTCGCCGCGGGCGACACCCCGCAGCAGTGCGACACCCAGCACGCCCGGCTGCTGGCGAAGATCGAGGACCTGGAGCGGCGGTTCGCCGAGTCCCCGGACTTCCTCGCCGACCTCGACACCAAGCGCGCCGAGCTCAACGACGCCTTCGCCGCCCGCAAACAGACGCTGGCCGACGCCAGGGCCCGCCGCACCGAACAGCTCGTCGGCTCCGCCGAGCGCACTCTGGGCACCCTCGCCCGGCGCGCCGCCGAACTGGCCGACAGCCAGGAACTCGCCGCGTTCTTCACCTCCGACCCGATGGCGGAGGCCGTGCGGCGCACCGCCGGTGCCCTGCGCGAGTCGGGCGAGTCGGCCCGCGCCCAGGAACTGGAGGACCGGCTGTCGACCGCGCGTCAGGAGGCGGCGCGTGCCCTGCGGGACCGCGGCGAGCTCTACCTGGACGGCGGCAGTGTGCTGCGCCTGGGCCGTCACCGCTTCGCGGTCAACACCCAGCCGCTGGACCTGACCCTGGTGCCCGACGGGGACGGGCTGGCGCTCACCCTGACCGGCACCGACTACCGCGCGCCCGTCACCGACCCGGAGCTGCTGGCCGAACGCGCGCTGGGCGAGCGGCTGCTCCCGTCCGAGTCGGCGGAGGTCTACCGGGCCGAACACCTGGCGGCCCGGCTGCTGGACGAGCACGGCCCGGAAGCCCTCGGCGCGGTCGAGGACCTGCCCGGACTGGTCCGGCAGGCCGCCCGGGACGCTTACGACGAGGGGTACGAGCGCGGCGTCCACGACCACGACGCCGTCCTCGTCCTGCGCACGCTGCTGGAGCTGTACGAGGGAGCCGGTGCGCTGCGCCACGAGCCGGGCGCCCGGGCCGCCGCACAACTGTTCTGGGCCCACGGCGCCGCGCCCGGGCAACGCGACGCCTGGAAGCGCCGGGCCGTCTCGCTGGCCCGCGCGGACGAGACCTTCGGGCCGGTGCCGGCCCCCACCGGGCTCCGCGACGAACTGGCGGCCGCGCTCGCGTCGTTCGGCAGGGAATGGCCGGCCGCCGCCGGAACCGGCGTCCGGCCGGAGGCCGCCGCCGACTACCTGCTGCACGAACTGACCGGCTCCCCGGACGGGTTCGTGCTCAGCGGCGCGGCCCGCACGCTGCTGGAGAAGTTCCGCCACACCGTCGACCCGGACCTCCACGACGGCTACCTGGCCGACCTCGCCGCCCTGGACACCCTCGCCGAACGGCACCAACTGGCCACCGCCTGGCTGTCCTCCTATGCCCGCTCCACCGGCTCCGACCCCACCCCGGGCGACCTCGCCGAGGCGGTGGCCGCGCAGCTGTGCCCGGAGCCGGCGCGCTACGACGGCGACGCGCCGCTCACCCGCACCGCGACCGGACTGCTCGGCGCCCACCCGCGCATCCGGGACGGCGAACTCACCGTGCGGATCGACGAGTTCCTCGCCCGCACCGCCGCCTTCCGGGCCGAGGCCGTGCCCGCCTTCCGTGCCCACCAGCGGCGCCGCGCCCGGCTGGTCGCGCGGGAGCGGGACCGGCTGCGGCTGGCCGACCACCGGCCGCAGGCCCTGCCCGGATTCGTCCGCAGCAGACTCATCGACGAGGTGTGGCTGCCGCTGATCGGCGAGAACCTGGCCAAGCAGCTCGGTACCGACACCGGAGCCGGGACGCTCGGCGGACTGCTGCTCCTGCTCTCGCCCCCGGGGTACGGCAAGACGACACTGCTGGAGTACGTGGCCGAACGACTCGGGCTGCTGCTCGTCAAGGTGAACGGCCCGGCCCTCGGCTCCGAGGTGACCTCCCTGGACCCGGCCCAGGCGCCGCACGCGACAGCGCGGCAGGAGCTGGAGAAGCTCAACCTGGCGCTGAAGGCGGGCAGCAACACCCTGCTGTACGTGGACGACATCCAGCACACCGCACCGGAGTTCCTGGAGAAGTTCATCCCGCTGTGCGACGGCACCCGGCGGGTGGAGGGTGTCTGGGAGGGCGCACCGCACACCTACGACCTGCGCGGCAAGCGCTTCGCCGTCTGCATGGCGGGAAACCCCTACACCGGCTCCGGCAGCCGCTTCCGCATCCCCGACATGCTGGCCAACCGGGCCGACGTGTGGAACCTGGGCGAGGTGCTGACGGGCAAGCAGGACGCCTTCGCGCTCAGCTTCGTGGAGAACGCGCTGACCTCCCACCCGGTGCTGGCGCCGCTGGCCGCCCGCCCCCGCGCGGACGTCGAACTGCTGGTCGCACTGGCCGAGGGTGCGGCAGAGGCGCGGGCCGACCGGCTCTCCCACCCCTGCCCGCCCGCCGAGCTGGACCGGATACTGGCCGTGCTGCGCCACGTGCTGGCGGTGCGCGAGACCGTCCTCGCGGTCAACCGGGCCTACATCGCCTCCGCCGGGCAGACCGACGCGACCCGCACCGAGCCGCCGTTCCGGCTCCAGGGCTCGTACCGCACCATGAACAAGATCGTGCAGCGGGTGCAGCCGGTCATGAACGACGCGGAGCTGGGCGCCCTGGTCGAGGACCACTTCGCGGCCGAGGCCCAGACCCTCACCGCGGACGCGGAGGCCAACCTGCTCAAGCTGGCCGAGCTGCGCGGCGTGCTCACCGGCGACCGGGCGGACCGGTGGTCGGAGATCAAGCGCGGCTACGTCCGCACCCAGGCCCTCGGCGACACCGACACCGACCCGATGGCCCGGGCCGTCGCCGCGCTCGGCCTGCTGGCCGACCGGGTGGCCGCCGTCGAGGCGGCCCTCCGGCAGCCGCCCGCCGCGCGGGCGCCGGAGCGGGAGTGA